A genomic region of Lates calcarifer isolate ASB-BC8 linkage group LG9, TLL_Latcal_v3, whole genome shotgun sequence contains the following coding sequences:
- the LOC108873989 gene encoding alanine--glyoxylate aminotransferase 2, mitochondrial, which translates to MYKVVSCLSGRCAVLTGQPRYRPGLAKFHLASGALCQKSAFKYPPSDLPEMPPCNFKPEEYKGMSKERMMEIRRQNCNPMTMKVTYYKKPVFIHQGYMQWLWDVDGRRYLDLFAGVATVSVGHCHPKVTAAAEQQLKRLWHTTNIYVYPPLHEYCEKLASYLPDPLKVIYLTNSGSEANDLAMLMARLHTGNFDIITFRGSYHGGSPQTMGLTSNAAYKYPIANGLGCTNTMCPDVFRGPWGGSHCRDSPVQTIRECGCAQGHCMANEHYIGQLKETFATSVPSQIAAFFGEPIQGVGGAVQYPKNYLKEAYKLVRERGGVCIADEVQTGFGRTGTHFWGFQGHDVIPDMVTMAKGIGNGFPMGAVVTTPEIAASFAKGVHFNTFGGNPVACAVASSVLDVIREDGAQQISLDVGTYLMTELAKLRDKYEIIGDVRGKGLQIGVEMVKDKVSRDPLPPQAMSEIFEDIKDMGVLIGKGGVYGQTFRIKPPMCITMEDADFFLAVFNKSIQSYMERT; encoded by the exons ATGTATAAAGTTGTGTCCTGTCTAAGTGGCCGTTGTGCAGTTTTAACAGGACAGCCCCGCTATCGCCCCGGTTTGGCCAAATTCCATTTGGCAAGTG GTGCATTATGTCAGAAATCAGCCTTCAAATACCCTCCCTCAGACCTCCCAGAGATGCCCCCATGCAATTTCAAACCAGAGGAATACAAG GGTATGTCCAAAGAGCGGATGATGGAGATCCGCAGGCAGAACTGCAACCCCATGACCATGAAGGTTACCTACTATAAGAAACCAGTGTTCATTCACCAGGGATACATGCAGTGGCTATGGGATGTGGATGGGAGGCGATATCTGGATTTGTTTGCCGGTGTGGCAACTGTCAGTGTGGGCCACTGCCACCC GAAAGTAACAGCAGCCGCAGAGCAGCAGTTGAAGAGACTGTGGCACACTACTAATATCTACGTTTATCCTCCTCTCCATGAGTATTGTGAGAAACTAGCCTCCTACTTACCGGATCCTCTTAAG GTGATATATCTGACCAACAGCGGCTCAGAAGCCAATGACCTGGCTATGCTGATGGCTCGACTCCACACAGGCAACTTTGATATCATCACTTTCAG AGGATCATACCACGGTGGCAGCCCTCAAACCATGGGTCTTACTTCCAACGCAGCATATAAATATCCCATTGCCAATGGGTTAGGCTGCACAAAT ACGATGTGTCCTGATGTGTTCAGAGGTCCATGGGGAGGAAGCCACTGCAGAGACTCTCCTGTTCAGACCATCAGAGAATGTGGCTGTGCCCaag GTCATTGCATGGCAAATGAACATTACATCGGACAGCTCAAAGAGACTTTTGCTACTAGTGTCCCGAGTCAAATTGCTGCTTTCTTTGGAGAGCCCATTCAG gGAGTCGGAGGAGCTGTGCAGTACCCTAAGAACTACCTCAAAGAGGCTTATAAACTTGTGCGAGAAAGAGGAGGTGTCTGCATTGCTGATGAG GTGCAGACTGGATTTGGGCGAACAGGAACCCACTTCTGGGGTTTCCAAGGACATGATGTCATTCCTGATATGGTTACAATGGCGAAGGGCATTGGTAATGGATTCCCAATGGGAGCTGTTGTTACAACACCAG aAATTGCTGCCTCGTTTGCCAAGGGTGTTCACTTCAACACCTTTGGAGGAAATCCTGTGGCTTGTGCAGTTGCTTCATCAGTGCTTGAT GTTATCAGAGAGGACGGTGCGCAGCAGATCAGTCTTGATGTGGGCACCTATCTGATGACAGAACTGGCGAAACTCAGAGACAAGTATGAGATTATTGGTGACGTCCGTGGAAAAGGCCTGCAGATCGGTGTGGAAATGGTCAAAGACAAG GTCAGCAGAGACCCACTGCCTCCTCAGGCAATGAGTGAGATCTTTGAGGACATCAAAGATATGGGAGTCCTGATAGGAAAAGGAGGAGTATACGGACAG ACCTTCCGTATTAAACCCCCCATGTGCATCACAATGGAAGATGCAGATTTCTTCTTGGCAGTTTTTAACAAGTCCATCCAGAGTTACATGGAAAGAACATGA
- the prlra gene encoding prolactin receptor a translates to MMRKGVEAVLLLSLLFFTSHAKATRFSPPGKPALTRCRSPEKETFTCWWEPGSDGGLPTTYALYYRKENSETVYECPDYHTAGENSCFFNKNDTSIWVNYNITVVATNALGSTFSDPVDIDVVYIVKPNPPEKVTVSVMEDKGWPFLRVSWEPPHKADTRSGWITLIYELRVKLEGEDEWEMHLAGQQKMFNIFSLRSGGTYHVQVRCKPDHGFWSEWSSTSYIKVPDYFHREKSVWILITVFSAFIFLILTWLLHMNSHSLKHCILPPVPGPKIKGFDKQLLKDGKSEDVFSALVVSDFPPTTSSNYEDLLVEYLEVYIPEEQELTLEESKDLHDSCLKSEGSTSDNDSGRGSCDSHTLLMDKGEAKEGERQTDQEESQTEAQRQQKDWDEEELTYTHEDMVSPDMSSGRVKTWPSVFSPLPQYTLSPLVQRSSLEMAKQHCLSDSMFPPSSTSSYLIQPGNSTKEALGPSHWEFSLSNKQPQLLHPKTQAHSDINISSIGHKQTPVSLQSPALRRTEYVEVQRVNEEDMVLLQPIVCGEGCPQMRQAEDYSKVRGVDSDNRLLLQREVAKEEVDMCPYEDQEADGATESCYTSSDINTNQKPPACSYTATPVQDNRTLPASGYVDTATMFTLPTY, encoded by the exons ATGATGAGGAAAGGCGTGGAAGCTGTCCTGCTCTTGTCGCTGCTATTCTTCACGTCACATGCAAAGGCAACGC GCTTCAGTCCGCCAGGGAAACCAGCACTGACAAGATGTCGTTCTCCTGAAAAAGAAACCTTCACCTGCTGGTGGGAGCCAGGCTCTGATGGAGGACTGCCCACTACCTACGCCCTGTACTATCGCAAAGAAAA CTCTGAGACAGTGTATGAGTGTCCCGACTACCACACAGCCGGGGAGAACTCCTGCTTCTTTAACAAGAACGACACATCCATCTGGGTCAACTATAACATCACAGTGGTGGCCACCAACGCACTAGGCAGCACCTTCTCAGACCCTGTGGATATAGACGTTGTCTATATTG tcAAGCCTAATCCTCCAGAGAAGGTGACAGTGTCTGTGATGGAGGACAAGGGCTGGCCCTTCCTGCGGGTGTCGTGGGAACCACCACACAAGGCCGACACTCGGTCCGGTTGGATTACTCTCATCTATGAGCTCCGTGTTAAGTTAGAGGGAGAGGACGAATGGGAG ATGCACCTTGCAGGCCAACAGAAGATGTTTAACATATTCAGCCTGCGGTCAGGTGGTACATACCATGTCCAGGTGCGCTGTAAACCCGATCATGGCTTTTGGAGTGAATGGAGTTCCACCTCCTACATCAAAGTTCCTGACT ATTTCCATCGGGAGAAATCAGTTTGGATCCTCATTACAGTTTTCTCTgccttcatcttcctcatcctcaCATGGTTGTTACACATGAACAGCCACAG tTTGAAGCATTGTATTCTGCCACCAGTACCTGGTCCTAAAATCAAGGGATTTGATAAGCAGCTTCTTAAG GATGGCAAGTCTGAGGATGTCTTCAGTGCGCTGGTGGTGTCTGATTTTCCCCCAACCACATCATCCAATTATGAGGACCTGTTGGTGGAGTACTTAGAGGTGTACATCCCCGAGGAGCAGGAGCTGACGCTGGAGGAAAGCAAGGATCTGCACGACAGCTGCCTCAAATCTGAGGGCTCCACGTCTGACAACGACTCCGGCCGTGGCAGCTGCGACAGCCACACTCTGCTGATGGACAAGGGAGAGGcgaaagaaggagagaggcaaACAGATCAGGAAGAAAGTCAGACGGAGGCACAGAGGCAACAGAAAGACTGGGACGAGGAGGAGTTGACCTACACTCATGAAGACATGGTTAGCCCTGACATGTCCAGCGGAAGGGTGAAGACCTGGccttctgtgttttctccactGCCTCAGTACACTTTGAGCCCACTGGTCCAAAGGAGCTCACTCGAAATGGCCAAACAGCACTGCCTCTCTGACAGCATGTTCCCCCCAAGCTCCACTTCCTCCTACCTCATCCAGCCTGGCAACAGCACCAAGGAGGCTCTTGGTCCGAGCCACTGGGAGTTCAGCTTGAGCAACAAGCAGCCTCAATTGCTCCATCCCAAGACGCAGGCCCACAGCGACATCAACATCTCTAGCATCGGCCACAAGCAAACACCCGTAAGCCTGCAGTCACCTGCTCTCCGGCGCACTGAGTACGTCGAAGTCCAGAGGGTGAACGAGGAGGACATGGTGCTCCTCCAGCCCATCGTCTGTGGTGAAGGCTGCCCCCAGATGCGCCAGGCGGAGGACTACAGCAAGGTGAGAGGGGTGGACAGTGACAACAGGCTGCTGCTCCAGAGAGAGGTGGCGAAAGAAGAGGTGGACATGTGCCCTTATGAGGACCAGGAGGCCGATGGAGCGACAGAAAGCTGCTACACGTCGTCCGACATTAACACTAACCAGAAGCCTCCAGCCTGCAGTTACACTGCCACGCCAGTCCAGGACAACAGGACCCTGCCAGCGAGTGGTTATGTCGACACTGCCACCATGTTCACACTGCCCACTTACTAG